The genomic interval GTCCCTTGCGCTTTGAAAATCTCGGCTTGCTTCTGAGTTTCAGCCGCTCGTGCCTTGGCTAAGGACTCCAAAACATCGGCTGGTGGTTTCAGCTCTTGTACCTCGACGCGAATCACCTTAACGCCCCAGTCGTTAGCCGCTTCATTGAGGTGCACTAGCAGATTCCGATTGATATCGCTTCTGGAGGAATAAGTCTGGTCGAGTTCTAGTTCCCCAATGCTGGAGCGCAGTGTCGTTGTCACCAACTCTTCAATCGCTCTCTCCACATCTTCAACGTTGTAATAGGCTTTCATCAAATCTTCGACTTTCCAGAAGACAACCGCGTCTACTTCTACAGAAATGTTGTCCTTGGTGATGGCCTGCTGGGCTGGAATGTCTAGAACCTGTTCACGAATAGTATCCTCTACTGCAACTCGGTCAATAAAAGGAATGATGTAGTTGAGACCAGGTTCTAGTTTTTTATGAAACTTACCCAATCGTTCTACCAGGGCTTGGTTTCCCTGGGTGATAATTTTTGTCGAACCGATACTGTAGCCAATGACTACTAATATCATGGGGGCCAGAATGGACAGTATGGACTCCATAGTTTGTATGCTCCAGCTAGGAGGTTAATAGATTAACTAGGGTTGCGGCTCTAATTTTCTCTTAAATCTCTCTACAATAGTGTGGTTAAAAACCTAAAGACCAAGGTTTTGCTCTGATTTCAATTGTTACACCTTACCAGAACTAACCCCCAACCTCCTCAGTAAGGGTTTTGGCTTTACGAGGTAATAGCAGATCCAAAACAACTTGGAGGACGCAGGCAAAGGCTACTAGTGCCACCAAAACCAGAGATGACAACCCACTACCCGCCGCAGCGAGCATTAAAACAATTATTGCTGCTCCCAGACGATAGGCACTCAGGATTTTGCGCTGTCTGGTTGTCCCCAACGTACAAGTAATCAGATGGATGAGTGCCAGTACACTCAAGCACAGTGCCACAGCACCACAAAACAGCCACCGTGCTTCATTGGATAGAACGCCAGCTTGACTCGCGATAATTTGATCGACTCCTACACCCGTTGCGGCCAAGCCAATGGCTAAGGGAAGATGGGCATATAACCAGGTCATCGCGATACGTATCTTACCCCCCTTTACTGACCTGAGAGGGGAACCATCCACACTATCGAAATAAATCCACCATAGGCTGAATGCAATGCTCAGTCCAAGTAGGGCCGCCACCACTGATGAAACATCCCATTCCTTTTGTGCAACTCCTTTAACCACAGCGACGACTGATTCGCCCAGAACGATAATGGTAAATAGTCCTAACCGTTCGGCTATGTGGGAAAGACTCGGCGGGAATTGAGTCACCAAGCGACCAGCGGTTAGGGGGGTAGCAAAGTCTACAATTAACCCAACAAGCCATAGTCCGAAACGCCAAGGCAGGGGTACCCAGACGGAGACAACCCACAAAAATGCACTGATCGCAAACCCCCGGATGTACCAGTTGATTAACGGACGGGCGGCGCGAACAAAATA from Microcoleus sp. AS-A8 carries:
- a CDS encoding paraslipin; this translates as MESILSILAPMILVVIGYSIGSTKIITQGNQALVERLGKFHKKLEPGLNYIIPFIDRVAVEDTIREQVLDIPAQQAITKDNISVEVDAVVFWKVEDLMKAYYNVEDVERAIEELVTTTLRSSIGELELDQTYSSRSDINRNLLVHLNEAANDWGVKVIRVEVQELKPPADVLESLAKARAAETQKQAEIFKAQGTVESIEMLSKALLEQPNSKAVLQYLIAQRYVDANQKLGESPNSKVVFMDPKALSEAITDLIGTGDSPIDGGYANGSSIRPHDQ
- a CDS encoding low temperature requirement protein A, coding for MSKRLWEPPRLRVSADNEEERRATWLELFFDLIFVVAIAELAHYLDGHVGLSGFLGFVALFVPIWWCWLGSTFYATRFDTDDLGHRLLTLLQIALVAALAVNVHHGLGESSTGFALSYAAFRTLLILQYLSAGYFVRAARPLINWYIRGFAISAFLWVVSVWVPLPWRFGLWLVGLIVDFATPLTAGRLVTQFPPSLSHIAERLGLFTIIVLGESVVAVVKGVAQKEWDVSSVVAALLGLSIAFSLWWIYFDSVDGSPLRSVKGGKIRIAMTWLYAHLPLAIGLAATGVGVDQIIASQAGVLSNEARWLFCGAVALCLSVLALIHLITCTLGTTRQRKILSAYRLGAAIIVLMLAAAGSGLSSLVLVALVAFACVLQVVLDLLLPRKAKTLTEEVGG